From the Paenibacillus tianjinensis genome, the window CATGTTCAATACGGGTACAGCCGGGCCGCTCAGGCTGTTCCAGTCGGCATTGTCCGGGCAAGCCAGCTGGCTGCTGCCCTTTGTATTATTCGGCATAATTGGAATATTTGCCGGCCTGCGCCGGAAGAACTTCACCATGCAGCATAAAGAGGCTTTGTTCTGGCTCGCCTGGCTGGTGCCGGCTATGGGATTCTTCAGCATCGCCGGATTCTTCCATCAGTATTATCTGATCATGATGGCTCCGCCGGTTGCCGCGCTAGCCGGTGCGGGCTGGTCACAGCTCTGGAACTATTACAAGGAACGTTCAAGCTGGCTCTCCTGGCTGCTGCCTGTGGCCGTGCTGGCTACAGCAGCCTTTCAGTGGTACATTATTCATCCTTATGATGATACGATTGGCAGCGGATGGTCGGCGGGCGTTCTGGCGGCAGGTATTGCCGCGGCGCTCCTTCTGATTCTTGTCAGAATCATAAAAGGCCAAGAGAAGAGAGTCTTTGCCCATGCAGCAGCGGTAATGGGGCTGCTGGTACTTATGATCGGGCCGCTCTACTGGGCGTTTACGCCGATCACCTACGGGCTGAACAGCATGACTCCGGCAGCCGGACCCGACAGCAGCGAAAGCGGCGGCTTCGGAGGCGGGGGCAGAAATAACCCTACCGGAGTGAATGAGAATCTGCTGGCTTACCTGAAGGAGCATAACACCGGTGAACAATATCTGTTCGCAGCCATGGATTACGGAACAGCAGGTCCATATATCATTGACGAAGGCGAGCAGGTAGTCATTCTGAACGGGTTCAACAACTCGGATGTACCTTATACGACCGACACCCTGAAGGCACTCGTTGAGAGCGGCAAAGTGAAGTATTTCCTCGTTACCAGCGGCGGTATGGGCGGCGGACGGGGCGGCGGCAACTCTGAGATTACCAGCTGGATCACGGAGAACGGTACAGCGGTGCCGTCAGCAGATTGGCAGGGAACTGAAACAGGTGTAAATGGCGGGACGTTGTATGAAATTACACTTAACTGATGGATGAACCTAAGTACGAAGCAGTTATGACAAAACTTTTTAGGAGGAGCTGCTCATGAGTACCAACGTGCGCTATTCCGTAATAATACCGATGTTTAACGAGGAGGCAGTGATTCAGGAGACCTACCGGCGGATCAAGAAAGTGATGGGAACGATAGGAGAATCCTATGAATTACTCTTTGTTAATGACGGCAGCACAGACAACTGTGCACAAATGATTGAGGAATACAGCTACTGGGATGAGAGCGTGAAGCTAATCGATCTGTCCCGCAATTTCGGGCATCAAATCGCGATTACGGCCGGCATGGATTATTCCCTGGGCGATGCGGTGATCATAATCGATGCCGACCTGCAAGATCCGCCCGAGCTGATCCTGAAGATGATTGAGGAATGGAAAAAGGGTTACGAGGTCGTATACGCCAAACGCATCAAACGCAATGGAGAATCACTGTTCAAAAAATGGACGGCCAGCGTCTTCTACCGGATACTCCGGTATTCTACTGACATTTCCATTCCGGTCGATACCGGTGATTTCCGGCTTATTGACCGCAAGGTCTGTGATGAGCTCAAACGCCTGCCGGAGAAAAACCGGTTTGTACGCGGCCTGGTCAGCTGGGTAGGGTTCCGCCAGAAAGCGATCGAATATGAGCGCGACGAACGGCTGGCCGGAGAGACCAAATACCCGCTTAAGCGCATGATTAAGCTGTCCCTGGACGGCATCACCTCTTTCTCATACAAACCGCTGAAGCTTGCGGGTTACCTGGGAGGTCTGCTGTCAGCCGGAGGTTTTCTATACCTTATGTATGTGCTCTACCTGGCGCTCTTTACGGACGCGGCCGTTAAGGGCTGGGCGTCCATGATCGGCATTACCTTAACCTTTAACGGGTTCGTCCTGATCATGCTGGGCATTCTGGGCGAATATGTCGGCCGGATCTATGATGAGACCAAAGGCCGCCCGCTATACATTGTGCAGGAGTTTTATGGAGGCAGGGTGCAGAAGACCGTGCAGGAGCCCCAGGTAGCCCAGCTTAACAAATAACTGCGGAGGGGAGCTGCCCGGCATGAGGATCAGAAGAAATGTATCTGCAGCTGCTGCCGTATCTGTATTAGCTGCTCAGCAGCATAGACAATACCGGAGCAGATCCGCTGCGGTGGAGCCAGAGTTCAGCCGGAAGCGGCAGGATCTGCATGATGGTAAAGACTACTGGACAAGCAAGGCATAACCCAAAAGGCTATTCTGAATGGCTGGCTTGCGCCAAGCTCATTTGGAATAGCCTTTTTGTCCCGGGATCCAGTTACATGGTATGGGTACGATAATTCGTTGTCAGGTGCTGAGTATCGGATGCCGACGTATCCCAACAAAACTTCCGGTTTGTGTAACTGTATTTCTTGCAGTTATTAATGGTGATTTTAGGAGAATTGAGCTATAACTGCACTCTGTACAATTAATTCTTAAGAATTGCGCTCTTTAGTCCATTTTCCCAAATGTAACTGTACGAAGTGCAGCTATTTCTTCTACAGCCTTATAAAGAGGAGAAATAACTGTATAAAGTGCAATTAGAGATCAAATCTAGCGGTTCATTTGTTGTTCGCTTAGGCTTCCAGTCCAACCGCATGCGGAATAATCCTCCCTCAGGGTACCCAAAGGGGCTGTCCCAAAAGCCATGAAATGGCTGCTTGGGATAGCCCCTGTTTTTTTAAGTAGGATCAACGTGAGCACTTGGGTGGACGCTCCGCGAACGGACCGTTGTTCCAATCGCTGTGCTCTCCAGATTTTTTTCATTCCCCTTAGCGGTGAAAATCCGGAGACCAAGGCGACCGCTGCCGCTTTTCCACAATCGTTCCGTCCTCTCCGCTGTTTAAGCGGGAAATGGATCTACAATCTTTAAAAATCGCACAAAAAAGAAACCATCCTTTGGTAAAATGGAGTTACCACACAACCATTTCAAAGGAGAGGTTTCTTTTGTACATTCAATATACCATGGACCAACTTTGCTTGCCAATGGATCTGGAAGAAGATATTCCCGAAAACCACCTCGTTCGTGTCGTTAACGCAGCCGTCAATCGGCTAGACGACACCATCTTTGACGCTGCCTATCCCGGTGGCGGCCGTGACAGCTACCACCCTAAAATGCTCACCAAAGTCATTATCTATGCGTATACGCAGCGCATTTATTCCTCCCGGCAAATCGCCAAAGCGGTCCGAGAAAACATTCCCTTCATGTGGCTAGCGGGACGACAACGCCCGGATTTCCGCACGCTCAACCGCTTTCGTTCTCAGCGGATGAAGGACGTCCTAGAAATGGTATTTACCGCCGTGCTTCAGTTTCTGGCGGACGAGAAATACATCTCCTTCGAGCATTATTTTGTAGATGGCACAAAAATAGAGGCAAATGCGAATCGCTATACCTTCGTGTGGGGTAAAGCCGTTAGTAAGCATAAAGCCAAGCTGCAAGAAAAGGTACATGCATTGTTTGCCGACATTGAGGCTGCAGAGAAACAAGAAGAACAGGAACACCGCGGCCAGGATCTGAGCGAACTTGGCGAGTCCGCCGAGATCGACAGTGAGAAACTTGAACAAATGACCCAGTCGTTAGAGTCGCAACTGCTGAAGAAGCCCAAGAACAAGCCATTGAAAAAAGCGGTTCGGAGGCTCCGTAAGGATCTGTTTCCGAGACTGCTGAAATATGAGCAATACCAAAACCTGCTCGGGGACCGAAACAGCTTTAGTAAGACGGACCCGGATGCCACCTTCATGCGGATGAAGGAAGATCACATGCGAAACGGTCAACTCAAACCCGGCTACAATGTACAGATCGGCACCGAAAACCAGTTTATTTTGGCGTACAGTCTACACCAAAGACCGACGGATACGCGTTGTTTACAGCCGCACTTAGAAAAGGTGCGGCAGATCCTAGGGAGACTTCCGAGGGCGGTGATCGCGGATGCCGGCTACGGCAGTGAAGAAAATTATGCCTATTTGGAAAACGAACACGTGAAGGCCGTGGTCAAATACGGCAGCTACCACAAAGAAAAGAGCAAAGCGTGGAAAGAGAATATCGGAAAGATTGAGAACTGGACGTACGACGAAGCCGTGGATACATGGACATGCCCCGCCGGACAAACGCTGCATTTTCGCAAAGAAAGCAAGGAAACGTTAGAGAGTGGATATGAAATCCGAAAACGTCATTACCGTAGCCAGAGCTGCGTGGGCTGTCCACTGAAGGAAAGATGTACGAAAGCCGAAGGAAATCGGGAAGTGGTTGTCAGTCTGGAACGACTGCGGTACCAGAAACAAGCTCGGGCAATTTTGCAAAGCGAGGAAGGCTTCACTTTGGCCGTACGTCGAATGACAGAACCAGAAAGTGTATTTGGACAACTAAAGAACAACCGGGGTTTCCGGCGGTTTCTGCTTCGCGGCATGGAAAAAGTGACGCTTGAAGTCGGATGGCTTTCCCTTGCCCACAATCTACTGAAGCAAGCTGCAAACGACCAAAAACGCAGAGCAGCGATCCTCCAATAACAGGAGAATCGCTACATTGTTGACGTTTTTCGGTTTTGAATAATGAAAAGGGTCTGTCTCTACTCGAAAAAATCTACTTATGGGACAGCCTCTTACTGCGCAAACAGCAGCAAACGTAATGAATTATGCCTTCAGTAAATCGTGGTCCACATATCGGGCGCCGTTCAGCTCACTGATAATGTTAATGGCCACCTTCGCGCCATCACCGGCAGTGATAATTGCATGTACACTGACTCCGGCCACGGTTCCCGCTGCCCAAATGCCATCAATATTGGTTTTGCCTTCCGCATTCACCGCAACCACAGTTTTGATTCTCGGCTCTGTACCGTCTTTGGTCTCCACGCCCGCCTTAGCAGCGAGATCCGTCAGTACGCCTGTAGCCAGGATCACATGCTTCGCTTCATAGGTTGCGCCGCTTTCGCTCTCAATAACTATACCTTCGCTGCCCGCAGTAAGATTCACGGCCTGATCGTTCACAAGCTCCGCTCCGAATTTAACGGCCTGCTTATGTCCGGTTTCTACGAGGTCCGGGCCGCCGATTTCAGCGATTCCGTAGAAGTTCTCATACCAGCCTCTGCGGGTCATGCCCTTGTCGTTATCGATCAAGAGCGTTTTTTTTGCCCGCTTTGGCGGCAAACAGGGCGGCACTTGCACCGGCAGGACCGGCTCCGATAATTGCAATTTCATACATGGATTGCGACCTCCTAAAAGTTTTGTGAGCATAGCTTCCTGACTAATCTTCGTACAAAACTCACTCCGAAAGCATATGCTTAAGTTTTGTGAGCATAGCTTCCCTACTAATCTTCGTACAAAACTCGCTCCTAAAGCATATGCTTAAGTTTTGTGAGCATAGCTTCCTGCTTACTATTATAACGTTGATTACAGCTTATTAGCTACTAATCCAATAGACACGGTAAGGTAATATTGAAGCTTGTGCCTTCACCCGGTGTACTCTCGACGCTGATTGTTCCGTCATGCGCCTCGACAATCGATTGGGTAATCGACAAGCCGAGGCCGGATCCGCCGTATTTCCGCGTGCGCGACGAATCGCTGCGGTAGAACCGTTCAAAAACATGGGGGATATGCTCAGCCGAGATGCCGCTTCCGTTATCCCGAACGGTAAGCTTCGCTTCCGAATTCCGGGCGTGCAGCGAAATATGGATTCTGCCTTTTTCGGTATCCGTATGTTGTACGGCATTATGGAATAGATTAAGAATGACTTGTTTGATTTTGTCGGAGTCAACCTTTCCGTTAATCCCGGGTGAAATATCAAAGGTAACCTTACGGTCACCGGCAAGCACCAGCAGCTGCGGCTTCATTTCATCGATGACTTCGTCCAGCGGCAGCTGTCTGACCCTGAGCTGGGGAGCTCCATCCATTCGGGCCAGCAGCAGGAGATCCTCAACCAGCTTGTTGATCCGCTTCGATTCGCCGTGCATGCTCGTCAGCGCATTGTAGAGCTGCTCCCTGTTATCGGCAGCTCCGCGCAGCAGCACCTCCAGGAAGCCGTGAATCGAGGTGAGCGGCGTCCGCAGCTCGTGGGAGGCATCTGCGGCAAACCGCCGCATCTGTTCTTTGGCTTCACGCTCATTATGAAAGGAGATTTCCAGCCGCTCGAGCATCCCGTTGAAGGATTGGGAAAGCTTGTCGATCTCCATTTGTCCCTGATCCACGGGAAAGCGGACGTCCAGATTACCGGCATCGATCCGCTGCGCCGCCTCGCCCATATTGGATAAAGGCACTAATGTTTTGCGCAGCGCAGGCAGATACAGGAATAAGCCGGCGAGCAAAGCCACTACCGACAAGGCGGCAAAAATAAGCAGCTGCTGCAGGATTACATCCTTCAGCGGTCCCGTCTCCACACTCATCTGCAGCAGGATTCTGTTTCCGCCGGGTCTTCCCAGATCCATGAAGACTGCCAGATGCTGGCTTCCGTCCGTGGAGGTAATCAGCTTGTATTTTCCCTTGGCCTTACCCGTTGTGTGGTCCAGCAGCTCATCGTATTCCTCATTGCTCAGCCGCGGGGCAGCAGACTCGGACAGGGTGTCCTGCTGCAGATCCTTAAACGTGCCGTCTGAGCTGTATACAGCGATTGTGGTATGAGCGTCAAGCAGCAGCGGGCGTCTGTTCTCTCCCGTCCGCTGATTTCCCGGATTTTCGCCCGGCAGTCCGCCGATGTTGCCTCCCCCGTTCTCTCCCGGCATAGGTGAGCCTTGGCTGCTGGATGTACTGCCAGAGGCGGTGGTGTCAGCGCTTGGCGGACTATTCTGCGGTCCTGCGTTGTTCAGATTGTCAGGATATATTCCCGCATTCCGGGAATATAGCATATAAAAAAAATCACGCGGCACGGAATGCAGCTGGGTCTCCATAGATTCAGCCCTGTTGCTGTAGATGAAATTGCGCATCAGCACATATTGCAGTACTCCGATGAGCAGGAGAAGCACGGATAAAATAAGCAGTGAAGTGGCAAGCAGCTGCTTACGCAGGGAGCGAGGTGCGGAATGTCTGCGGAACAGGCCAGACAGGCGGGCAATCATAACAGGTCCACCCGGTACCCTGCACCGCGCAGCGTGCGGATAATCCGGTGCTCCTTATCGCCGAGCTTCTCACGGAGGGAACGGATATAGACCTCGACGATATTTTCTTCCCCACCGAAATCATAGCCCCATATCTTGTCCAGAATCATCGGTTTGCTCAGCACGAGACCGTGGTTGATGACCAGATATTGCAGCAGCTCATATTCGGTAGGGGAAAGCTCCAGGACCTCGTCCCTGTGGCGGATTTCTTTGCGTCTGCCGTCAATCCGGAACGGGCCGCAGCGGACTTCCCCGAGCAGTCCGGGAAACTGATTCCGCAGCCGGGCCTGTATCCGGGCCAGCAGCTCATCGAAGCTGAATGGCTTAACCATGTAATCGTCGGCGCCGATGGACAGGCCTTTGACGCGGTCATCGACTTCGTCTTTGGCCGTGAGCATAATTACGGCAATTTCGGTTTCTTCTGACCGGAGGTAGCGGCAGACCTCGAATCCGTCCATGCCCGGCATCATCACATCCAGGATTGCCACATGAGGCTTGAAATCGGCAGCAATGGCGATTGCGCTCGCCCCGTCGGGGGCAGTTTTTACTTCAAAGCCTTCGTTGATTAATCCCAGTTCCAGGAACTGGAGTATATGAGGCTCGTCATCAACGAGCAAGAGTCGTACACCTTGGGCAGCTTTCATCATAAGGACCTCCATTTACAGTAACAGATAGCTATATTATGACACACCAGATTGAATGTTTGCTGAATGTGAATTCTTTATGGCCGGAGATTAGAAAAGATCGTTCATGGTTAATCATTATGGTTAATCTATATATACAGAATAGGAATGTCATTTTTAGGGGAAATAGTTGGAATTTTAACTTTTTGTGCTTGTAATAAAGGGTTTTGACGGCGGGCCTAGAACAATTTACAATAGGGATACTACCCGGATTGTTTAAGACTTTTTAACCAGTCCGGCAACTTGTTCCGATTCCATTTGTTTTCCCCCGTTTGTTAATCTTATCAAATTTCCTATCAAACACATTTCTTTCTTTTGACTTCTTTCTGATACACTTCTTTCTGGAATTCCGCGTTTGAGTCTGATCTGCAACATATGATTTATTCAACCCATTTATTTACATGCTTCAATACCCATATGTCAAGGAGGCTCTTCCATGAAGAAAAAAGAAATGGTAGCCATGCTATTGGCGGGAGGCCAAGGGAAAAGGTTGAAGGGATTAACAAAATCTCTCGCCAAACCCGCTGTATATTTTGGAGGAACCTATCGGATTATCGATTTCCCGCTCAGCAATTGCTCTAACTCGGGTATTGATACGGTTGGTGTGCTGACGCAATACGAGCCGCTGGTTCTCCACTCCTACATCGGGGTAGGCAGCGACTGGGATCTAAACCGTAAAGATGGCGGTGTATTCGTGCTGCCGCCGCATGAACGGGAGAACGGAAGCAGCTGGTACCGGGGAACGGCTGATGCCATTTACCGCAATCTCAAATTTGTGGACCAGTTTGATCCGGAGCATGTACTGATCCTGTCCGGAGATCATATTTACAAAATGGACTATAACGCAATGCTGCAATACCACAAATCAAGAAATGCCGACTGCACCATCTCGGTCATTGACGTTTCCCTGGAGGAAGCAAGCCGCTTCGGGATCCTTAATACGGATGAAGACCTTAAAATTTATGAATTTGATGAAAAGCCCGCTAAGCCGAAGAGCACACTGGCTTCCATGGGTGTATATATTTTTAAATGGGATGTTCTGCGCAAGCATTTGCTGGAGGACGGTGAGAAGGCAAACTCCTCCCATGACTTCGGCAAAGATATCATTCCTTTGATGCTGGAGGACGGCAACTCCCTGTACGCTTATCCATATGTAGGCTATTGGAGAGACGTTGGTACCGTCAGCAGCCTGTGGGAAGCTAATATGGACCTGCTGAGTGACCATCCGCCGCTGAACCTGAATGATCCGAACTGGCGGATCTTCACCCGTAATCCGAATCAGGCCGCGCAGTATGTGGCGCCTGAGGCGAAGGTGTCGAGCTGCATCATTAATGAAGGCTGCATTGTGCATGGAGAGGTTAAGCATTCGGTGTTGTTTTACGGGGTGGAAGTGGGCGAAGGCAGTGTCATTACCGATTCCGTCATTATGCCCAAGGTGAAGATCGGCAAGAATGTAAGAATTCATAAAGCCATCATTAGTGAAAATACAGTCATCGAGGATTATATGGAGATCGGAATCGAACGGGAGAATGAGGATGAGATTCTGCTGATCGATAATCGCAGCAAGAAACGGAAATCAGTCGCAGCCAAAACCATATAACCATAAAGGACGGTGACCCGCGATGAAAGAGCTTTTGGGCGTAATTAATCTTGACCATGAACTGGACAAATTGAATGAGTTAACTTATTTCCGCTGCGGTGCGGCCGTACCTTTTGCCAGCCGTTACCGGCTGATCGACTTTGTCCTGTCCAATATGATGCGGGCGGAACTGGAGAGTGTCGGGCTGTTTGTCCGCCGCAAATACCGTTCGCTCATGGATCATCTGGGTGACGGCAAGTCCTGGGATATGAACCGCAAGCACGGGGGGTTGTTCATTCTTCCGCCAGACTGGAATGATCCGACGGATACATCGATCGGAGATCTGCAGCATTACCATAACAACCTGGATTTCTTCAAGCGGGCTTCAGCCAAATATATTGTATTCTCCGGCAGCCAGCATATTAACACCGTTGATCTGCAGGATGTGTTCCAGTACCATTTGGAAAAGGGAGCTGATGCCACCCTTGTCTATAAAGCGATCGACCAGCTTCAGCCGGAGCATGATCCGTGTCTGCGGCTTGAATTGAATGACGATAATCTCGTTACCGAGATTCATCAGGAGAAACATCATCCGAACGTGTACCTGGATATTTTCATCATGGAGAAAAAAGTATTCCTGGAGCAGGTTGAATACTGTATTGCGCACGGAGAGAGCTTCTTTTTCCGCGATGTGATTCAGAAGAACCGGGCTAACTTTAAAATTGCAGGCTATGAATATAAGGGTTATCATGCGGTAATCAATTCACTGGAGAGCTATTACAAGAATAGCCTGGAGCTGCTTAAGCAGGAGAATTATCGTGAACTATTCCAGAAAAATCCGGTACAGACGAAGATTAAGTATGAAGCGCCTACCCGTTATCTTGACAGCGCGAATGTCAGCAATTCCCTGGTCGCTAACGGCTGTATTATCGGCGGAACGGTAGAGAACAGCGTGATTTTCCGGGGTGTGCAGGTGCGTGAAGGTGCGAGGATTATTAACTCTGTCATCATGCAGAAGTGTATTATTGAGGAGAATGCTGTGATCGAGAATGTCATCATGGATAAAGATGTGCATTTAAGCAAGGAGCGGATTCTCGTCGGGGATAGCAAACGGCCGTTTGTCATCGCCAAGAGCAGCAAAATTTAACCCAGGATCAGCTGGACTGCGCACTATAGCAGTCTGGCTGGTCCTGAGTTTCAATAGAGCCAAGTATTTCATACAAATTATGCATCTGACAGGAGGAACCTGCTGTTGTTCAACGACAAAGAAACCTTTAAAAAAGTGTTCCGCGAGACACTCATCGGGAAACTGGGCAAGCCGCTGGAGGAAGCATCGAATGGTGAAGTGTACAATATCATCGGTAATATGATCCGTGAGAATGCGGGGAAGAACTGGGCAGAGACGAATCAGAAGTATAAGAACAACCAGGATAAGCAGGTCTATTATTTCTCCATGGAGTTTCTGATCGGCCGGCTGCTTGGCAATAATCTGCTGAATATGGGTGTGCTTGAGGTTGTGCGCGATGGCCTTGCGGAGCTTGGGTTCGATCTGCGTGAGGTAGAGGAGGAAGAATCGGATGCAGGGCTCGGCAATGGCGGGCTTGGCCGTTTGGCTGCCTGCTTCCTGGATTCTCTGGCCTCCCTGCAGTATGCTGGACATGGCTGCGGCATCCGTTACAAATACGGCTTGTTCGAGCAGAAGATTGTGGACGGATACCAGGTGGAAT encodes:
- a CDS encoding glycosyltransferase family 2 protein; the protein is MSTNVRYSVIIPMFNEEAVIQETYRRIKKVMGTIGESYELLFVNDGSTDNCAQMIEEYSYWDESVKLIDLSRNFGHQIAITAGMDYSLGDAVIIIDADLQDPPELILKMIEEWKKGYEVVYAKRIKRNGESLFKKWTASVFYRILRYSTDISIPVDTGDFRLIDRKVCDELKRLPEKNRFVRGLVSWVGFRQKAIEYERDERLAGETKYPLKRMIKLSLDGITSFSYKPLKLAGYLGGLLSAGGFLYLMYVLYLALFTDAAVKGWASMIGITLTFNGFVLIMLGILGEYVGRIYDETKGRPLYIVQEFYGGRVQKTVQEPQVAQLNK
- a CDS encoding IS1182 family transposase, yielding MYIQYTMDQLCLPMDLEEDIPENHLVRVVNAAVNRLDDTIFDAAYPGGGRDSYHPKMLTKVIIYAYTQRIYSSRQIAKAVRENIPFMWLAGRQRPDFRTLNRFRSQRMKDVLEMVFTAVLQFLADEKYISFEHYFVDGTKIEANANRYTFVWGKAVSKHKAKLQEKVHALFADIEAAEKQEEQEHRGQDLSELGESAEIDSEKLEQMTQSLESQLLKKPKNKPLKKAVRRLRKDLFPRLLKYEQYQNLLGDRNSFSKTDPDATFMRMKEDHMRNGQLKPGYNVQIGTENQFILAYSLHQRPTDTRCLQPHLEKVRQILGRLPRAVIADAGYGSEENYAYLENEHVKAVVKYGSYHKEKSKAWKENIGKIENWTYDEAVDTWTCPAGQTLHFRKESKETLESGYEIRKRHYRSQSCVGCPLKERCTKAEGNREVVVSLERLRYQKQARAILQSEEGFTLAVRRMTEPESVFGQLKNNRGFRRFLLRGMEKVTLEVGWLSLAHNLLKQAANDQKRRAAILQ
- a CDS encoding sensor histidine kinase is translated as MIARLSGLFRRHSAPRSLRKQLLATSLLILSVLLLLIGVLQYVLMRNFIYSNRAESMETQLHSVPRDFFYMLYSRNAGIYPDNLNNAGPQNSPPSADTTASGSTSSSQGSPMPGENGGGNIGGLPGENPGNQRTGENRRPLLLDAHTTIAVYSSDGTFKDLQQDTLSESAAPRLSNEEYDELLDHTTGKAKGKYKLITSTDGSQHLAVFMDLGRPGGNRILLQMSVETGPLKDVILQQLLIFAALSVVALLAGLFLYLPALRKTLVPLSNMGEAAQRIDAGNLDVRFPVDQGQMEIDKLSQSFNGMLERLEISFHNEREAKEQMRRFAADASHELRTPLTSIHGFLEVLLRGAADNREQLYNALTSMHGESKRINKLVEDLLLLARMDGAPQLRVRQLPLDEVIDEMKPQLLVLAGDRKVTFDISPGINGKVDSDKIKQVILNLFHNAVQHTDTEKGRIHISLHARNSEAKLTVRDNGSGISAEHIPHVFERFYRSDSSRTRKYGGSGLGLSITQSIVEAHDGTISVESTPGEGTSFNITLPCLLD
- a CDS encoding response regulator transcription factor codes for the protein MKAAQGVRLLLVDDEPHILQFLELGLINEGFEVKTAPDGASAIAIAADFKPHVAILDVMMPGMDGFEVCRYLRSEETEIAVIMLTAKDEVDDRVKGLSIGADDYMVKPFSFDELLARIQARLRNQFPGLLGEVRCGPFRIDGRRKEIRHRDEVLELSPTEYELLQYLVINHGLVLSKPMILDKIWGYDFGGEENIVEVYIRSLREKLGDKEHRIIRTLRGAGYRVDLL
- a CDS encoding glucose-1-phosphate adenylyltransferase codes for the protein MKKKEMVAMLLAGGQGKRLKGLTKSLAKPAVYFGGTYRIIDFPLSNCSNSGIDTVGVLTQYEPLVLHSYIGVGSDWDLNRKDGGVFVLPPHERENGSSWYRGTADAIYRNLKFVDQFDPEHVLILSGDHIYKMDYNAMLQYHKSRNADCTISVIDVSLEEASRFGILNTDEDLKIYEFDEKPAKPKSTLASMGVYIFKWDVLRKHLLEDGEKANSSHDFGKDIIPLMLEDGNSLYAYPYVGYWRDVGTVSSLWEANMDLLSDHPPLNLNDPNWRIFTRNPNQAAQYVAPEAKVSSCIINEGCIVHGEVKHSVLFYGVEVGEGSVITDSVIMPKVKIGKNVRIHKAIISENTVIEDYMEIGIERENEDEILLIDNRSKKRKSVAAKTI
- the glgD gene encoding glucose-1-phosphate adenylyltransferase subunit GlgD produces the protein MKELLGVINLDHELDKLNELTYFRCGAAVPFASRYRLIDFVLSNMMRAELESVGLFVRRKYRSLMDHLGDGKSWDMNRKHGGLFILPPDWNDPTDTSIGDLQHYHNNLDFFKRASAKYIVFSGSQHINTVDLQDVFQYHLEKGADATLVYKAIDQLQPEHDPCLRLELNDDNLVTEIHQEKHHPNVYLDIFIMEKKVFLEQVEYCIAHGESFFFRDVIQKNRANFKIAGYEYKGYHAVINSLESYYKNSLELLKQENYRELFQKNPVQTKIKYEAPTRYLDSANVSNSLVANGCIIGGTVENSVIFRGVQVREGARIINSVIMQKCIIEENAVIENVIMDKDVHLSKERILVGDSKRPFVIAKSSKI